Proteins encoded together in one Desulfosporosinus meridiei DSM 13257 window:
- a CDS encoding aldehyde ferredoxin oxidoreductase family protein, with the protein MGGYIGKILRVNLTEGKISTEPLNMELAKKYLSGRGLAGKMFTDEVASDVDALSPENKIFIAAGALTGTNAPTSGRYVVVTKSPLNGVVASSNSGGQWGAHMKFAGYDMVILEGKADRPVYLSIHDDVVEIKDAAHVWGKDVYATTDTLKKEFGDDKVKVLSIGPAGENLSLISAVMNDLYRAAGRSGVGAVMGSKNVKAILVRGTGKVENANPDVMKTVLSSALGKLRENGVTGQGLPTYGTAVLVNIINESGIYPVKNFQESYDAEADLISGETMTANHLIKKDPCYRCPIACGRYSKWEGGEGAGPEYETVWVFGSNSGIHDFDAIHKANDLCNKLGLDTISVGATIAAGMELVQRGYIKPEELDGTPLEFGNAAGMVEWVRKIGYAEGLGAKMALGSYRLAESYGAPELSMTVKKLEIPAYDPRGVQGQGLQFATSNRGGCHVRGYMISPEILGLPEKLDRTSLEGKATWVKIFQDLTAVIDSLGLCLFSSFALGLSDYAALVNAVTGANYTDEELLACGERIWNNERLHNLRVGYSAAEDTLPKRLIQDPIVDGPSKGQVLKLAELLPKYYAERGWDEAGVPTPECLTKLGM; encoded by the coding sequence ATGGGTGGGTATATCGGAAAAATATTACGTGTTAATCTCACGGAAGGAAAAATCAGTACTGAACCTTTAAACATGGAACTTGCAAAGAAGTATTTAAGTGGACGTGGTCTTGCCGGGAAAATGTTTACAGATGAGGTAGCTTCAGACGTTGATGCCCTTTCTCCTGAGAACAAGATATTTATTGCTGCCGGTGCTCTGACAGGAACCAATGCTCCAACCTCAGGTCGTTATGTAGTAGTGACAAAGTCTCCCTTAAATGGTGTAGTGGCCTCTTCAAACTCAGGAGGACAATGGGGCGCTCATATGAAATTTGCCGGTTATGATATGGTCATCTTAGAAGGCAAGGCTGACCGGCCCGTTTATCTAAGCATTCATGATGATGTAGTAGAGATTAAGGATGCAGCTCACGTTTGGGGCAAAGATGTCTATGCCACAACTGATACCTTAAAAAAGGAATTTGGAGATGACAAGGTTAAAGTCTTATCCATAGGGCCTGCCGGTGAGAACCTTTCATTAATATCTGCTGTCATGAACGATCTTTACAGAGCTGCAGGACGCAGTGGCGTCGGTGCTGTTATGGGTTCCAAAAATGTTAAGGCAATTTTGGTTCGTGGAACGGGTAAAGTAGAAAATGCCAATCCGGATGTAATGAAAACTGTCTTAAGCTCAGCTTTAGGCAAACTTAGAGAAAATGGTGTAACAGGTCAAGGACTTCCCACTTATGGAACCGCGGTTTTGGTCAATATTATCAATGAAAGTGGTATTTATCCGGTTAAGAACTTCCAGGAATCCTATGATGCTGAGGCGGATTTAATCAGTGGTGAAACCATGACTGCAAATCATCTGATTAAAAAAGACCCTTGCTATCGCTGCCCGATTGCCTGTGGACGTTATAGCAAATGGGAGGGTGGCGAAGGTGCCGGTCCGGAGTACGAAACAGTGTGGGTATTCGGTTCGAACTCAGGTATTCACGACTTTGATGCAATTCATAAAGCTAATGATTTGTGTAACAAATTAGGTTTAGACACAATTTCCGTTGGAGCTACAATTGCTGCAGGTATGGAATTAGTGCAGAGAGGCTATATTAAGCCTGAAGAACTTGATGGCACACCCCTTGAGTTCGGCAATGCAGCGGGAATGGTTGAATGGGTTCGCAAAATTGGCTATGCGGAAGGCTTAGGGGCCAAAATGGCTTTAGGTTCCTATCGTTTAGCTGAAAGCTATGGTGCTCCTGAACTGTCCATGACTGTGAAAAAGTTAGAAATTCCAGCCTATGATCCAAGGGGAGTACAAGGTCAGGGTCTTCAATTTGCTACCAGTAATCGTGGAGGCTGTCATGTTCGTGGGTATATGATTTCTCCGGAAATCTTAGGATTACCAGAGAAGCTTGACCGTACTTCATTAGAAGGAAAAGCAACTTGGGTTAAGATATTCCAAGACCTTACAGCGGTCATCGACTCCCTGGGACTATGTTTATTCTCCTCCTTTGCCTTAGGTCTTTCGGATTATGCTGCCCTAGTAAATGCAGTGACAGGTGCCAATTATACAGATGAAGAACTCTTAGCCTGCGGAGAAAGAATTTGGAATAATGAACGCTTGCATAATTTGCGCGTCGGATACTCTGCTGCTGAGGACACCCTTCCGAAGCGTTTAATCCAAGACCCAATTGTAGATGGTCCTTCCAAAGGCCAAGTCCTCAAATTGGCAGAGCTTCTGCCTAAGTACTACGCTGAGCGTGGTTGGGACGAAGCAGGGGTGCCTACGCCTGAGTGCCTGACAAAACTAGGAATGTAA
- a CDS encoding MoaD/ThiS family protein produces the protein MRVTIKLFATFRDGRFKVEERELPTGSKVLNILEPLNIKPEEVAICLVNGRDVNAQHLLNDGDTIALFPPVGGG, from the coding sequence GTGCGTGTAACGATTAAACTATTTGCCACATTTCGAGATGGCCGTTTTAAGGTTGAAGAGCGTGAACTTCCGACAGGAAGCAAAGTCTTAAATATTCTTGAACCATTAAACATTAAACCTGAGGAAGTGGCTATTTGTCTTGTTAATGGACGAGATGTAAATGCCCAGCACCTTCTAAACGATGGAGATACTATTGCCCTTTTTCCACCTGTTGGAGGGGGGTAA
- a CDS encoding HesA/MoeB/ThiF family protein, which yields MLEGRYVRNKETLTDQDQNKLLSSSVAIVGCGGLGGYIAEELARIGVRRIVLIDGDRLEVSNLNRQIMATEETIGQWKVEAARDRLQRVNSEVKVEIIKEWFAEERGRDFFSEVDLVFDALDSLAARVVLERVCHQLKLPLVFASIAGWYGQIGVSLPGDFSVLRLYGHGERGVESKWGNPAFTPAVVASLSVAEGVKLLIGRIPALRRAWLQVDLLTMEFERFELPSLESL from the coding sequence ATGCTGGAAGGTCGTTATGTACGTAATAAAGAAACTTTGACGGATCAGGATCAGAACAAGCTGCTGTCTTCCTCAGTGGCAATAGTAGGGTGTGGAGGACTTGGCGGTTATATAGCTGAGGAACTTGCCCGAATCGGGGTCAGACGAATAGTGCTGATAGATGGGGATCGTTTGGAAGTTAGTAATCTTAATCGGCAGATTATGGCGACGGAAGAAACTATTGGACAGTGGAAGGTAGAGGCCGCCCGAGATAGATTGCAGAGGGTAAATTCTGAGGTTAAAGTTGAGATTATTAAAGAGTGGTTTGCAGAGGAGAGAGGAAGGGATTTCTTTTCCGAAGTCGACTTGGTCTTCGATGCTCTTGACTCTTTAGCTGCAAGAGTTGTATTAGAACGAGTTTGTCACCAGTTGAAGCTACCTTTGGTTTTTGCCAGTATTGCCGGATGGTATGGTCAAATTGGAGTGAGTTTACCCGGTGATTTTAGCGTTTTGCGTTTATACGGTCATGGGGAACGGGGAGTAGAGAGTAAATGGGGGAATCCGGCTTTTACTCCTGCGGTCGTAGCAAGCCTGAGTGTTGCAGAAGGGGTAAAACTATTAATTGGTCGTATTCCTGCCTTGCGCCGGGCCTGGCTGCAAGTGGATTTATTAACTATGGAATTTGAGCGTTTT